From the Lathyrus oleraceus cultivar Zhongwan6 chromosome 4, CAAS_Psat_ZW6_1.0, whole genome shotgun sequence genome, one window contains:
- the LOC127076202 gene encoding 1-phosphatidylinositol-3-phosphate 5-kinase FAB1B → MWKLDFCLSMDAIDKAFSELVSIIKSWIPWQSEPANVSRDFWMPDHSCRVCYECDAQFSLFNRRHHCRLCGRIFCSKCTTNSVPAPFSGTQRNSWDEWEKIRVCNYCYKQWEQGIVSFDNSGQVSNLERTMSASSVSSTKTSATVNSSNITICSMPYSVGSYKQKQQGSFVNNLHQSHQSPKRAKETDREGLSSIGARSIDLVEDLGDPLTKQYGFSISRSDDDEDEYDVYRSDSDIRQYPQVNSYYGQAVLDGINNIDGSQKVHPNGENIDAKLSSKYNFDACGLEGTPVIAKNEDEPDVCDENEAPSLLYVSEDVDAEPVDFENNGLLWLPPEPEDEEDDRETSMYDDDDDNDGNDTGEWGYLRSSSSFGSGEYRQRDRSNEEHKKVMKNVVDGHFRALVSQLLQVENLPVEDNNKNSWLEIIISLSWEAANLLKPDMSKGGGMDPAGYSKVKCIACGSRIESVVVKGVVCKKNVAHRRMTSKVDKPRLLILGGALEYQRVTNLLSSVDTLLQQEMDHLKMAVAKIASHQPSILLVEKSVSRYAQEYLLAKDITLVLNVKRQLLERLARCTGTQIVPSIDHLSSQKLGYCETFHVEKFLEDLIVAVQGAKKPMKTLMFFEGCPKPLGCTILLRGADMDELKKVKHVVQYAVFAAYHLAMETSFLADEGVSLPELPLNSLALPNKSSSIQRSISTVPGFSVPGNEKSQIHDPNTGPRRTKSGTVAELVSPVCNTGSLSNGYSQSLPSGSNLNHSTAFYSSIVASGDDIPELHHRKLLPKQPLVKETSAVDNTLVVMDDTFVNGTETSEQIYQGILAENSRNGHSQIYANQLSASGSLPPNDAQNHTEKKLVTTNEEPVPQKEEFPPSPSDHQSILVSLSSRCVWKGTVCERSHLFRIKYYGSFDKPLGRFLRDHLFDQSYRCDSCDMPSEAHVHCYTHRQGTLTISVKKLPEIILPGEREGKIWMWHRCLRCPRISGFPPATQRIVMSDAAWGLSFGKFLELSFSNHAAASRVASCGHSLHRDCLRFYGFGKMVACFRYASIDVHSVYLPPHKLNFDHGKQDWIQKESEEMVNRAELLFSEVLNGLSQIGKKKSNSVQISSGHKTPELRRQVAELEGMLQREKLEFEETLKKILNQEKRIGQPGIDILEINRLWRQLLFQSYMWDHRLVYADSLANSNNETGLNNSISEDKEISVDENLMTGVSLAGRGFSSTDSIHGLVDAKSSQSDAFPQEIDVVKNKQNEKEQPNLSISKSTNDQSDLLEPELGVRRALSEGPFPVVPSLSDTLDAKWTGENQSGIGIQKDSTSINPDISIADALTTTTQRETYYLGDRAEDQNGSKSIFSALKSHDNLEDSLSWLGMPFVNFYRQFNKSLFASSQKIETLVDYNPVFVSSYGKLGLQGGARMLLPIGVNDSVIPIYDDEPSSIIAYALMSSEYHFQLSDESEKPKDGSELASSYFSDSGAFQSFSSADDTAFDSQKSFGSIEDMILSMSGSRNSSMLDPVMYTKAMHARVSFGEDGPLGKVKYSVTAYYAKRFDALRRVCCPSELDYIRSLSRCKKWRAQGGKSNVFFAKTLDDRFIIKQVTKTELESFIKFGPEYFKYLSESIGTGSPTCLAKILGIYQVTSKHLKGGKESKMDVLVMENLLFRRTVTRLYDLKGSSRSRYNPDSTGKNKVLLDQNLIEAMPTSPIFVGNKAKRLLERAVWNDTGFLASVDVMDYSLLVGVDEEKDELVLGIIDFMRQYTWDKHLETWVKASGILGGPKNTPPTVISPKQYKKRFRKAMTTYFLMLPDQWSPPSIIPSHSQSDLGEEKENKEKENNTQSRPLAE, encoded by the exons ATGTGGAAGCTGGATTTTTGTTTGTCAATGGATGCAATAGACAAGGCATTTTCTGAGCTTGTCAGCATCATTAAATCATGGATACCCTGGCAATCTGAGCCAGCGAACGTGTCGCGTGATTTTTGGATGCCGGATCACAGTTGTAGAGTATGCTACGAGTGTGATGCACAATTCTCTTTGTTTAATCGTAGACACCATTGTCGTCTCTGTGGACGGATTTTCTGTTCCAAGTGTACTACAAACTCCGTTCCTGCCCCGTTTAGCGGAACTCAGAGGAATTCTTGGGATGAGTGGGAAAAGATTCGTGTGTGTAATTACTGTTACAAGCAATGGGAGCAGGGTATAGTTTCTTTTGATAACAGTGGCCAGGTTTCTAATCTTGAACGTACAATGTCAGCTTCTAGTGTGTCTAGTACTAAAACTAGTGCCACGGTTAACAGTAGTAACATTACTATTTGCTCCATGCCTTATTCAGTTGGTTCTTATAAACAAAAACAACAGGGTTCATTTGTGAACAACCTACATCAATCACATCAATCACCTAAGAGGGCAAAAGAAACTGATAGGGAAGGTTTATCATCCATAGGAGCCAGGAGTATTGATCTTGTAGAAGACCTAGGGGACCCATTAACGAAGCAATACGGGTTCTCAATAAGCAG GAGTGACGATGATGAGGATGAGTATGATGTATATCGGTCGGATTCTGATATAAGGCAATATCCTCAAGTGAATAGCTACTATGGACAAGCTGTGCTTGATGGAATAAACAATATTGATGGCTCACAGAAAGTGCATCCCAATGGAGAAAACATTGATGCAAAACTCTCTTCAAAGTACAACTTTGATGCATGTGGTTTGGAAGGAACACCAGTTATTGCAAAAAATGAAGATGAACCTGATGTCTGTGATGAAAATGAAGCACCTTCCTTGTTATATGTTTCAGAGGATGTTGATGCTGAACCTGTCGATTTTGAAAATAATGGACTTTTGTGGCTCCCCCCTGAAccagaagatgaagaagatgacCGGGAAACTAGTATGTATGATGACGATGATGATAATGATGGGAATGACACTGGAGAGTGGGGCTATCTTCGCAGTTCAAGCAGTTTTGGAAGTGGGGAGTATCGACAGAGAGATAGGTCAAATGAGGAACACAAGAAAGTAATGAAGAATGTAGTTGATGGACACTTTAGGGCTTTGGTATCGCAGCTGTTACAGGTTGAGAACCTACCAGTTGAAGACAATAACAAAAACAGTTGGTTGGAAATAATCATATCTCTGTCATGGGAAGCTGCTAATTTACTGAAACCAGATATGAGCAAGGGTGGAGGGATGGACCCAGCTGGTTATTCGAAAGTCAAATGCATAGCATGTGGGAGCCGCATTGAAAG TGTGGTGGTTAAAGGAGTTGTTTGTAAGAAAAATGTGGCTCATCGGCGAATGACGTCGAAAGTGGATAAACCTCGCTTATTGATCCTTGGAGGGGCTCTTGAATATCAGCGTGTTACTAATCTCTTGTCTAGTGTTGATACCCTATTGCAGCAG GAAATGGACCATCTGAAGATGGCAGTGGCAAAGATAGCTTCACACCAGCCAAGTATCCTTCTGGTAGAGAAATCAGTTTCTCGATATGCACAAGAATATCTTCTTGCAAAAGACATAACACTAGTTCTCAATGTAAAGAGACAGCTTTTAGAGCGCCTAGCACGTTGTACTGGCACTCAAATAGTGCCTTCAATTGATCATCTTTCATCACAAAAGTTGGGTTACTGTGAAACGTTTCATGTTGAAAAATTTCTCGAAGACCTAATTGTTGCTGTTCAGGGTGCAAAAAAACCAATGAAAACATTGATGTTTTTTGAAGGTTGCCCAAAACCATTAGGTTGCACA ATTTTACTTAGAGGAGCTGACATGGATGAACTGAAAAAGGTAAAGCATGTGGTTCAGTATGCAGTTTTTGCAGCCTACCATTTGGCCATGGAGACATCTTTTCTTGCTGATGAAGGAGTCTCGCTGCCAGAACTTCCATTAAACAGTCTCGCCCTTCCAAATAAGTCGTCATCCATTCAAAGGTCAATCTCAACGGTTCCTGGTTTTAGTGTTCCGGGCAATGAGAAGTCTCAGATTCATGATCCCAACACTGGACCACGGAGGACCAAAAGTGGCACAGTTGCTGAACTAGTCTCCCCAGTTTGCAATACAGGATCCTTATCTAATGGTTATTCTCAATCTTTGCCATCTGGATCAAATCTTAACCATTCAACTGCCTTTTACTCCTCCATTGTTGCTTCAGGAGATGATATTCCTGAATTGCACCATAGGAAGCTTCTTCCCAAACAACCCCTGGTAAAAGAAACTTCTGCGGTGGATAACACTCTGGTAGTCATGGATGATACCTTTGTAAATGGTACAGAAACTTCAGAGCAAATATATCAAGGCATTTTAGCTGAAAATTCTCGAAATGGTCATAGCCAAATCTATGCAAATCAATTAAGCGCTTCTGGGTCGTTACCTccaaatgatgctcaaaaccATACCGAGAAGAAGCTTGTAACCACAAATGAAGAACCAGTTCCTCAAAAAGAAGAGTTTCCTCCATCACCCTCTGACCATCAAAGCATTTTGGTGTCTTTGTCATCTCGTTGTGTATGGAAGGGAACCGTGTGCGAGAGGTCCCATCTATTTCGAATTAAATACTATGGAAGCTTTGACAAGCCGTTGGGTCGGTTCCTGCGGGACCATTTATTTGATCAG AGTTATCGATGCGATTCTTGTGATATGCCATCGGAAGCACATGTGCATTGCTATACTCATCGACAGGGAACACTTACCATATCGGTAAAAAAACTACCAGAAATTATCCTGCCTGGTGAAAGGGAGGGAAAGATTTGGATGTGGCACAGGTGCTTGCGGTGTCCAAGAATCAGTGGCTTTCCTCCTGCCACACAGAGAATAGTAATGTCTGATGCTGCTTGGGGTTTATCATTTGGAAAGTTTTTGGAGCTCAGTTTTTCAAACCATGCTGCAGCCAGCAGGGTGGCAAGCTGTGGCCATTCTCTACACAGAGATTGTCTTCGCTTTTATGG ATTCGGGAAAATGGTTGCTTGTTTTCGATATGCATCAATTGATGTTCACTCAGTCTACCTTCCTCCACACAAACTGAATTTTGATCACGGGAAACAGGATTGGATACAGAAAGAATCAGAGGAG ATGGTCAATCGAGCAGAGCTTTTATTCTCAGAAGTACTCAATGGTCTTAGTCAAATTGGAAAGAAAAAATCTAATTCAGTCCAAATTAGTAGTGGTCATAAAACACCGGAATTAAGACGTCAAGTTGCTGAACTGGAAGGAATGTTGCAAAGGGAGAAACTGGAATTCGAG GAAACTCTTAAAAAGATTTTAAACCAAGAAAAGAGAATTGGCCAACCAGGAATTGACATTCTGGAAATTAATCGACTGTGGAGGCAGTTACTTTTCCAATCGTATATGTGGGACCACCGCCTTGTGTATGCAGACAGCTTAGCTAATTCCAACAATGAAACTGGTTTAAACAATTCAATTTCAGAAGATAAGGAAATATCTGTAGATGAAAATTTGATGACTGGGGTCTCCTTGGCAGGAAGGGGATTCAGCAGTACTGACTCTATTCATGGACTAGTTGATGCCAAAAGTTCCCAATCAGATGCATTTCCTCAAGAAATTGATGTGGTAAAAAATAAACAAAACGAGAAAGAACAGCCCAATCTTTCTATCAGCAAAAGCACAAATGATCAATCGGACCTTTTAGAACCTGAATTGGGTGTTCGTAGAGCTCTCTCGGAGGGGCCATTTCCCGTTGTACCTAGTTTGTCTGATACACTTGATGCAAAATGGACAGGTGAAAACCAGTCAGGAATTGGAATTCAAAAGGATAGCACTTCCATAAACCCTGATATATCTATAGCAGATGCTTTGACTACCACTACACAAAGAGAAACCTACTATCTCGGGGATCGAGCAGAAGACCAAAACGGTTCCAAGAGCATCTTTTCTGCTCTTAAAAGTCATGATAATCTGGAAGACTCTTTAAGTTGGTTAGGGATGCCCTTTGTAAACTTCTATCGCCAATTTAACAAGAGTTTGTTTGCTAgtagccagaagattgaaacaCTAGTGGACTACAATCCCGTTTTTGTATCGTCATACGGGAAGCTGGGACTCCAAGGTGGTGCAAGGATGCTTCTGCCGATCGGTGTTAATGACAGTGTAATTCCAATATATGATGATGAACCCTCAAGTATTATAGCTTATGCCTTGATGTCATCGGAATATCATTTCCAGTTATCTGATGAATCAGAGAAACCAAAAGATGGGAGTGAATTGGCATCATCTTATTTTTCGGATTCTGGTGCCTTCCAGTCATTTTCATCTGCCGATGATACAGCTTTTGATTCTCAAAAAAGTTTTGGGTCAATCGAGGATATGATATTGTCAATGTCTGGTTCTCGTAACTCATCAATGTTGGACCCAGTGATGTATACAAAAGCTATGCATGCCAGAGTTTCCTTTGGAGAAGACGGTCCCCTTGGAAAGGTAAAATATTCTGTGACGGCTTACTATGCGAAGCGATTTGATGCCTTAAGAAGAGTATGTTGTCCTTCAGAGCTTGACTACATAAGGTCTCTAAGTCGCTGTAAGAAATGGAGAGCTCAAGGTGGGAAGAGTAATGTATTCTTTGCAAAAACCTTGGATGATCGATTTATCATCAAACAAGTTACCAAAACAGAACTTGAATCATTCATTAAATTTGGTCCTGAATACTTCAAGTACCTTTCTGAATCCATAGGAACAGGAAGTCCAACATGCCTGGCAAAGATTCTTGGCATATACCAG GTTACTTCAAAGCATCTCAAAGGAGGTAAAGAGTCAAAGATGGACGTTTTGGTTATGGAGAATCTTCTATTTAGGAGGACCGTGACACGACTTTACGATCTCAAAGGATCTTCTAGGTCTCGGTATAATCCAGATAGTACAG